From the Billgrantia sulfidoxydans genome, one window contains:
- the rimK gene encoding 30S ribosomal protein S6--L-glutamate ligase, with protein MHIALLSRNRNLYSTRRLVEAAEQRGHKVRVIDTLRCYMSIAAHHPSIHYKGEEIERFDAVVPRIGASVTFYGCAVLRQFEMMGTYVLNDSVAITRSRDKLRSLQLLSRKGLGLPITGFAHSPDDIPDLITMVKGAPLVIKLLEGTQGIGVVLAETNQAAESVIQAFMGMKANIMVQEYIKEARGADIRCFVIGDKVVASMKRQAAEGEFRSNLHRGGTASLIRITPEERSTAIRAAKAMGLRVAGVDLLRSNHGPVIMEVNSSPGLQGIETATGKDIAGLIIEHIEKNAAAPRKAPPKPKG; from the coding sequence ATGCATATCGCGCTGCTGTCCCGCAATCGCAATCTCTACTCCACGCGACGCCTGGTGGAAGCCGCCGAACAGCGCGGCCACAAGGTACGGGTGATCGACACCCTGCGCTGCTACATGAGCATTGCCGCGCATCACCCCTCGATCCACTACAAGGGTGAGGAGATCGAGCGCTTCGACGCGGTGGTGCCACGTATCGGCGCTTCGGTGACCTTCTACGGCTGCGCCGTGCTGCGCCAGTTCGAGATGATGGGCACCTACGTGCTCAACGATTCGGTCGCCATCACCCGCTCGCGCGACAAGCTGCGTTCGCTGCAGCTGCTGTCGCGCAAGGGGCTGGGGCTGCCGATCACCGGCTTCGCCCATTCGCCGGATGACATCCCCGATTTGATCACCATGGTCAAGGGCGCGCCGCTGGTGATCAAGCTGCTGGAGGGCACCCAGGGCATCGGCGTGGTGCTGGCCGAGACCAACCAGGCCGCCGAGTCGGTGATCCAGGCCTTCATGGGCATGAAGGCCAACATCATGGTGCAGGAGTACATCAAGGAAGCCCGCGGCGCCGACATCCGCTGCTTCGTGATCGGCGACAAGGTGGTCGCTTCGATGAAGCGACAGGCGGCCGAGGGCGAGTTCCGCTCCAATCTTCATCGCGGCGGCACGGCCAGCCTGATCCGCATCACGCCGGAGGAACGCTCCACAGCGATCCGCGCGGCCAAGGCCATGGGCCTGAGAGTGGCCGGTGTCGACCTGCTGCGCTCGAACCACGGCCCGGTGATCATGGAGGTCAATTCCTCGCCGGGGCTGCAGGGCATCGAGACCGCCACCGGCAAGGACATCGCCGGCCTGATCATCGAGCACATCGAGAAGAATGCCGCCGCTCCACGCAAGGCCCCGCCTAAGCCCAAGGGGTAA
- a CDS encoding SanA/YdcF family protein, which translates to MQALLWKTFKFLLMSLGALLLLAVLLFVGANLWVLAQTQGRIEHELPLCGPERVGIVFGTSHWTRSGVRNPHFDARINAASRLMRLSRVEHLLLSGDNRTRQYNEPITMWRDLRAQHVRDEDMTLDYAGFSTFDTLARARDVFGVDRVLLVTQAWHLPRALFIADALGLEAHGCSAPSRPVAGLWRLQAREWVARAATVGDLYVWGREPYFLGPLEPLQIAPPVWRQLLDLEPAPEETESP; encoded by the coding sequence ATGCAGGCGCTGTTGTGGAAAACCTTCAAGTTCCTTCTGATGTCGCTCGGCGCGCTGCTGCTGCTCGCCGTGCTGCTGTTCGTCGGCGCCAATCTATGGGTTCTGGCGCAGACCCAGGGGCGTATCGAACATGAGCTGCCCTTGTGCGGTCCCGAGCGCGTGGGCATCGTCTTCGGGACTTCCCACTGGACCCGCAGCGGCGTGCGCAATCCGCACTTCGACGCGCGCATCAACGCCGCCTCCCGCCTGATGCGGTTGAGCCGGGTCGAGCATCTGCTGCTCTCCGGCGACAACCGTACCCGGCAGTACAACGAGCCCATTACCATGTGGCGCGACCTGCGTGCCCAGCACGTGCGCGACGAGGACATGACCCTCGACTACGCCGGGTTCAGCACCTTCGATACGCTGGCGCGGGCGCGGGACGTGTTCGGCGTCGACCGGGTGCTGCTGGTCACCCAGGCGTGGCATCTGCCGCGTGCGCTGTTCATTGCCGATGCGCTCGGCCTCGAGGCGCATGGCTGCAGCGCGCCGTCGCGCCCGGTGGCGGGCCTGTGGCGGCTTCAGGCGCGGGAGTGGGTGGCGCGAGCGGCCACCGTGGGCGATCTCTACGTATGGGGCCGGGAGCCGTACTTCCTGGGGCCGCTCGAGCCGCTGCAGATCGCGCCGCCGGTGTGGCGCCAACTGCTCGACCTGGAGCCGGCGCCGGAGGAGACCGAGTCGCCGTGA
- the sufT gene encoding putative Fe-S cluster assembly protein SufT — protein sequence MSTIEQIASLQKGQTLPLQRDVDAISIPFGKTVTLPEDSVVSVMQAKGSSVSVGYEGRLYLIEGSNLDALGLEPLPRPTLPEDATDEEIEQFVWDQLRTCFDPEIPVNIVDLGLVYGCRIERLISGERIVTIRMTLTAPGCGMGDVIAADARNKILGAPQISRVHTEIVFDPPWSREMMSDEAKLELGMF from the coding sequence ATGTCGACCATCGAACAGATCGCCAGCCTGCAGAAGGGCCAGACGCTGCCGCTGCAGCGCGACGTGGACGCCATCTCGATCCCCTTCGGCAAGACCGTGACGCTGCCCGAAGACAGCGTGGTCAGCGTGATGCAGGCCAAGGGCAGCTCGGTCAGCGTCGGCTACGAGGGCCGGCTCTACCTGATCGAGGGCAGCAATCTCGATGCCCTGGGGCTCGAGCCGTTGCCGCGGCCGACCCTGCCCGAGGATGCCACGGACGAGGAGATCGAGCAGTTCGTCTGGGATCAGCTGCGCACCTGCTTCGACCCCGAGATCCCGGTCAACATTGTCGACCTGGGGCTGGTCTACGGTTGCCGCATCGAGCGACTGATCAGCGGCGAGCGTATCGTCACCATTCGCATGACCCTGACCGCGCCGGGCTGCGGCATGGGCGACGTGATTGCCGCCGATGCGCGCAACAAGATCCTCGGTGCCCCCCAGATCAGTCGCGTGCACACCGAGATCGTCTTCGATCCGCCCTGGAGCCGTGAGATGATGAGCGACGAGGCGAAGCTGGAACTCGGCATGTTCTAG
- a CDS encoding cysteine desulfurase, with amino-acid sequence MNHLATERPLSAPAFDVAGIRAQFPILERQVHGRPLIYFDNAATSQTPLAVIDTFRDYFSRYNANIHRGLHTLADEATAAYEATRETVRDFLNAADRREIVFTRGTTEAINLVANSWGRANLVAGDEVVVSLLEHHSNIVPWQLLATQLGIKVKVIPVDERGVLDLDAYRALFTERTKLVAVNHVSNAFGTVNPVREMATVAHEHGALILVDGAQAVPHQRVDVRAIEADFYAFSGHKVYGPTGAGALYARAELLEAMPPWQGGGEMIKSVSFDVPTTFADIPHKFEAGTPAIAEVIALGVALDWVDGAGIERIGAWEAGLLERATAAVSRIDGLRILGTAPDKAGVLSFVVDGAHSQDIALLIDQLGVAIRTGNHCAQPLLAHFGVTATCRASFAAYNTLEEVEAFADALERVIGMVR; translated from the coding sequence ATGAACCACCTGGCCACCGAGCGACCGCTCAGCGCACCGGCCTTCGACGTGGCCGGGATTCGCGCCCAGTTCCCGATTCTCGAGCGGCAGGTGCACGGCCGCCCGCTGATCTATTTCGACAATGCCGCCACCAGCCAGACGCCGCTGGCGGTGATCGACACCTTCCGCGACTACTTCAGCCGCTACAACGCCAACATCCATCGCGGCCTGCATACCCTGGCCGACGAGGCGACGGCGGCCTACGAAGCGACTCGCGAGACGGTGCGCGATTTCCTGAATGCCGCCGACCGCCGCGAGATCGTCTTCACCCGCGGCACCACCGAGGCGATCAACCTGGTGGCCAACAGCTGGGGCCGGGCCAACCTCGTGGCCGGCGACGAGGTAGTGGTCTCGCTGCTCGAGCATCACTCCAACATCGTGCCGTGGCAGCTCCTGGCCACCCAGCTCGGCATCAAAGTCAAGGTAATTCCGGTGGATGAGCGCGGCGTGCTCGATCTCGACGCCTATCGCGCGCTGTTCACCGAGCGTACGAAGCTGGTGGCCGTGAATCACGTCTCCAATGCCTTCGGCACCGTCAACCCGGTGCGCGAGATGGCGACCGTCGCCCACGAGCACGGTGCCCTGATCCTGGTCGACGGTGCCCAGGCGGTGCCGCACCAGCGCGTCGACGTGCGCGCCATCGAGGCCGATTTCTACGCCTTCTCCGGCCACAAGGTGTATGGCCCGACGGGGGCGGGGGCGCTCTACGCCAGGGCCGAGCTGCTCGAGGCGATGCCGCCGTGGCAGGGCGGCGGCGAGATGATCAAGAGCGTCTCCTTCGACGTGCCCACCACTTTTGCTGACATTCCCCACAAGTTCGAGGCCGGTACACCGGCCATTGCCGAGGTGATCGCGCTCGGCGTGGCGCTGGACTGGGTCGACGGCGCGGGCATCGAGCGTATCGGCGCCTGGGAGGCAGGGCTGCTCGAGCGTGCCACCGCCGCGGTGTCGCGCATCGACGGGCTGCGAATCCTGGGCACCGCCCCGGACAAGGCCGGCGTGCTCTCCTTCGTCGTCGATGGCGCCCACTCGCAGGATATCGCGCTGCTGATCGACCAGCTCGGCGTGGCCATTCGCACCGGCAACCACTGTGCGCAGCCGCTGCTGGCACACTTCGGCGTGACGGCGACCTGCCGGGCGTCGTTTGCCGCCTACAACACGCTGGAAGAGGTCGAGGCCTTCGCCGACGCCCTCGAACGCGTCATCGGCATGGTGCGCTGA
- the sufD gene encoding Fe-S cluster assembly protein SufD translates to MSDVEQQSSEVKTFLDRLAERSASRGQEPTWIAARRQAGAARFEALGFPTRRDEAWKYTDVRAIARGDFALTDSAEFSPASAAALTLPIEAHRLTFVDGVFSPALSDLGELPRGVAVLPLSQALVENHEAVGGPLGRLTGVEFSPFSALNTAFMEEGAVVRLAPGSVVEKPILLQFLSRANTAPVMSHPRILVEAGSRSQATLIEHHVGESEAANFTNLVAELMLDRGAILTHYKLQEAALGDLHVASIHVEQNRDSRYTSFNLNLGGGLVRNDLIGELNGEGAEANFYGLFYGQGRQHIDNHTLANHNAPRTFSNENYKGILDDRARGVFNGKVVVKRDSQKIEGYQSNANLLLSDRAEIDAKPELEIYADDVKCSHGTTTGQLDEEAVYALRTRGIDEQTARGLLTLAFAGEVMELVDLDAVAERVELAVAGKLPERFNLAGLVEASMALHDE, encoded by the coding sequence ATGAGCGATGTCGAACAACAGTCAAGCGAGGTGAAAACCTTCCTCGACCGTCTCGCGGAGCGCAGTGCCTCCCGCGGGCAGGAGCCGACCTGGATCGCCGCGCGGCGCCAGGCCGGGGCGGCTCGCTTCGAGGCGCTCGGCTTCCCCACCCGTCGCGACGAGGCGTGGAAGTACACCGACGTGCGCGCGATCGCCCGCGGCGACTTCGCGCTGACCGACAGCGCCGAGTTCTCACCCGCCTCGGCTGCGGCGCTGACGCTGCCCATCGAGGCGCATCGGCTGACCTTCGTCGACGGCGTGTTCTCGCCGGCGCTCTCCGATCTGGGCGAGCTGCCACGCGGCGTCGCCGTGCTGCCGTTGTCCCAGGCGCTGGTCGAGAATCACGAGGCCGTAGGCGGCCCGCTGGGGCGGTTGACCGGGGTCGAGTTCTCGCCGTTCTCGGCGCTCAACACCGCCTTCATGGAGGAGGGCGCCGTGGTGCGCCTGGCGCCGGGCAGCGTGGTGGAGAAGCCGATCCTGCTGCAGTTCCTGTCACGGGCCAACACCGCGCCGGTGATGAGCCACCCGCGCATCCTGGTCGAGGCCGGTTCCCGCAGCCAGGCCACGCTGATCGAGCATCACGTCGGCGAGAGCGAGGCGGCCAACTTCACCAACCTGGTGGCCGAGCTGATGCTCGACCGCGGGGCGATCCTGACCCACTACAAGCTGCAGGAGGCTGCACTCGGCGACCTCCACGTGGCCAGCATCCACGTCGAGCAGAACCGCGACAGCCGCTACACCTCGTTCAACCTGAACCTGGGCGGCGGGCTGGTGCGCAACGACCTGATCGGCGAACTCAACGGCGAGGGGGCCGAGGCCAACTTCTACGGCCTGTTCTACGGCCAGGGGCGCCAGCACATCGACAACCACACCCTGGCCAACCACAACGCCCCGCGTACCTTCTCCAACGAGAACTACAAGGGCATCCTCGACGACCGCGCCCGCGGCGTGTTCAACGGCAAGGTGGTGGTCAAGCGCGACAGCCAGAAGATCGAGGGCTACCAGAGCAACGCCAACCTGCTGCTCTCCGATCGCGCCGAGATCGACGCCAAGCCGGAGCTGGAGATCTACGCCGACGACGTCAAGTGCTCCCACGGCACCACTACCGGGCAGCTCGACGAAGAGGCGGTCTATGCCCTGCGTACCCGCGGCATCGACGAGCAGACGGCGCGTGGCCTGCTGACCCTGGCCTTCGCCGGCGAGGTGATGGAACTGGTCGACCTGGACGCCGTTGCCGAACGGGTGGAGCTGGCGGTGGCCGGTAAGCTGCCGGAGCGCTTCAACCTGGCCGGGCTGGTGGAAGCCTCCATGGCCCTGCACGACGAGTGA
- the sufC gene encoding Fe-S cluster assembly ATPase SufC, with protein MLEVKDLHVKVEGKNILKGLNLTINAGEVHAIMGPNGAGKSTLSAVIAGKDGYEVTQGSITFEGRDVLEMEVEERAQAGLLLGFQYPVEIPGVKNIYLLKAALNAQREARGEGEIPAPEFMKLVKEKLAQMKMDASFLQRAVNEGFSGGEKKRNEILQMLVLQPRLAMLDEIDSGLDIDAMRVVADGVNSLRDEKRAILLVTHYQRLLDYIVPDRVHVLVDGRIAKSGDAELAKELESRGYDWVVEESAA; from the coding sequence ATGCTCGAAGTCAAGGATCTGCACGTCAAGGTGGAAGGCAAGAACATCCTCAAGGGCCTCAACCTGACCATCAACGCCGGGGAAGTGCACGCCATCATGGGCCCCAACGGGGCCGGCAAGTCGACCCTTTCGGCGGTGATCGCGGGCAAGGATGGCTATGAAGTGACCCAGGGGTCGATCACCTTCGAGGGCCGGGACGTGCTGGAGATGGAGGTCGAGGAGCGCGCCCAGGCGGGCTTGCTGCTGGGCTTCCAGTACCCGGTGGAGATCCCCGGGGTGAAGAACATCTACCTGCTCAAGGCGGCGCTCAACGCCCAGCGCGAGGCGCGCGGCGAGGGCGAGATCCCGGCACCGGAGTTCATGAAGCTGGTCAAGGAGAAACTGGCGCAGATGAAGATGGACGCCAGCTTCCTGCAGCGCGCCGTCAACGAGGGCTTTTCGGGCGGCGAGAAGAAGCGCAACGAGATCCTGCAGATGCTGGTGCTGCAGCCCAGGCTGGCCATGCTCGACGAGATCGACTCCGGCCTCGACATCGACGCCATGCGCGTGGTGGCCGATGGGGTCAACTCGCTGCGTGACGAGAAGCGCGCCATCCTGCTGGTGACCCACTATCAGCGCCTGCTCGACTACATCGTGCCCGACCGCGTCCACGTGCTGGTCGATGGCCGTATCGCCAAGAGCGGCGACGCCGAGCTGGCCAAGGAGCTGGAATCCCGCGGCTATGACTGGGTCGTGGAGGAGTCTGCTGCATGA
- the sufB gene encoding Fe-S cluster assembly protein SufB — protein MASQEMEQLVRREYKEGFVTDIESDTVPPGLDESVIAFISNKKGEPEWMLEWRLKAYHQWLKMTSPSWAHLEYPPIDYQAISYYSAPKRPEDRPQSLDEVDPKLLETYEKLGIPLHERAALAGVAVDAVFDSVSVTTTFKEKLHEAGVIFCSISEAIRDYPELIKQYLGTVVPVADNYFAALNSAVFTDGSFVFVPKGVTCPMELSTYFRINAANTGQFERTLIICEEGAQVSYLEGCTAPMRDENQLHAAVVELVALDDAYIKYSTVQNWYPGDEDGKGGIYNFVTKRGDCRGDRSRISWTQVETGSAITWKYPSCVLRGKESIGEFYSVAVTNGRQQADTGTKMIHIGEGTRSYIVSKGISAGRSNQSYRGLVKIGPRAKGARNFTQCDSLLIGDQCGAHTFPYQEIGNSTATIEHEATTSKIGEDQLFYCQSRGISEEDAVSMIVNGFCKDVFQELPMEFAVEAEALLNVTLEGAVG, from the coding sequence ATGGCAAGTCAGGAAATGGAACAGCTTGTCCGCCGCGAGTACAAAGAAGGGTTCGTGACGGACATCGAGAGCGATACGGTACCGCCGGGGCTCGACGAGAGCGTTATCGCCTTCATTTCCAACAAAAAGGGCGAGCCCGAGTGGATGCTCGAGTGGCGCCTCAAGGCCTACCACCAGTGGCTCAAGATGACGTCGCCCTCCTGGGCGCACCTGGAGTACCCGCCGATCGACTACCAGGCGATCTCCTACTACAGCGCGCCCAAGCGCCCCGAGGATCGTCCGCAGAGCCTCGACGAGGTCGACCCCAAGCTGCTCGAGACCTACGAGAAGCTGGGTATCCCGCTGCATGAACGCGCCGCGCTGGCCGGCGTGGCGGTGGATGCGGTGTTCGACTCCGTGTCGGTGACCACCACCTTCAAGGAGAAGCTGCACGAGGCGGGGGTGATCTTCTGCTCGATCTCCGAAGCGATCCGTGACTACCCGGAGCTGATCAAGCAGTACCTGGGCACGGTGGTGCCGGTAGCGGACAACTACTTCGCCGCGCTCAATTCGGCGGTGTTCACCGACGGCTCCTTCGTCTTCGTGCCCAAGGGCGTCACCTGCCCGATGGAGCTCTCCACCTATTTCCGCATCAACGCGGCCAACACCGGCCAGTTCGAGCGCACCCTGATCATCTGCGAGGAGGGCGCCCAGGTCTCCTACCTGGAGGGCTGTACCGCGCCGATGCGCGACGAGAACCAGCTCCACGCGGCGGTGGTCGAGCTGGTGGCACTGGACGACGCCTACATCAAGTACTCCACGGTGCAGAACTGGTACCCCGGCGACGAGGACGGCAAGGGCGGCATCTACAACTTCGTCACCAAGCGCGGTGACTGTCGCGGCGACCGCTCGCGCATCAGCTGGACCCAGGTCGAGACCGGCTCCGCCATCACCTGGAAGTACCCCTCCTGCGTGCTGCGCGGCAAGGAGAGCATCGGCGAGTTCTACTCGGTAGCGGTGACCAACGGACGCCAGCAGGCCGACACCGGGACCAAGATGATCCACATCGGCGAGGGGACGCGCTCCTACATCGTTTCCAAGGGCATTTCCGCCGGGCGCAGCAATCAGTCTTATCGCGGGTTGGTCAAGATCGGCCCGCGAGCCAAGGGCGCGCGCAATTTCACCCAGTGCGACTCGCTGCTGATCGGCGACCAGTGCGGTGCCCACACCTTCCCGTACCAGGAGATCGGCAACAGCACCGCGACCATCGAGCACGAGGCGACCACTTCCAAGATCGGTGAGGACCAGCTGTTCTACTGCCAGAGCCGCGGCATCTCCGAGGAGGATGCGGTCAGCATGATCGTCAACGGCTTCTGCAAGGACGTGTTCCAGGAGCTGCCGATGGAGTTTGCCGTCGAGGCCGAGGCGCTCCTGAACGTCACCCTGGAAGGTGCCGTGGGTTAA
- a CDS encoding SUF system Fe-S cluster assembly regulator has product MLKLSRLTDYAAVIMAQIARHPEQPHAAAELAEAVQLPHPTVSKTLKMLVKAGLLESRRGAQGGYSLARPASRITAIDIITAIEGPVAMTECSHAEGDCDLLATCGVSDNWQRVSLAVRTLLDSVTLAHLADTAPIKLPVQLPIQSVSLAADTA; this is encoded by the coding sequence ATGCTCAAGCTTTCCCGGCTGACAGACTACGCCGCCGTGATCATGGCGCAGATCGCCCGCCACCCGGAGCAGCCGCATGCCGCGGCGGAGCTGGCCGAGGCCGTGCAGCTGCCGCATCCCACGGTCAGCAAGACGCTGAAGATGCTGGTCAAGGCGGGGCTGCTGGAGTCGCGGCGCGGGGCCCAGGGCGGCTACTCCTTGGCACGACCGGCCTCGCGAATCACCGCGATCGACATCATCACCGCCATCGAGGGACCGGTAGCGATGACCGAGTGCAGTCACGCCGAGGGCGACTGCGACCTGCTGGCCACCTGCGGCGTCTCCGACAACTGGCAGCGCGTGTCGCTGGCCGTACGTACCCTGCTCGACAGCGTGACCCTGGCCCACCTGGCCGACACCGCGCCGATCAAGCTGCCGGTACAGCTACCCATACAGAGCGTGAGCCTGGCCGCCGATACGGCCTGA
- a CDS encoding putative bifunctional diguanylate cyclase/phosphodiesterase: protein MAGMCRIVHAWRAAEQWWRSCPLMLRHACQGLVLAALLLLGTALVHVTGGTQYAYPYLMLIPVLLAGAWYTWYGSLLVALAAGLLMAVIPLSVETGEPQDTLNWMIRLGLYLIIGGFAGGLFERLRQSYLDAELASRTDPRAGLPNDIALEADLARWLKRSTRQDGRGVGVVLVRVEDIGEIMEALGADASDELMVAISNRLAQLGPNLQGSYRVSGAELVLLFWPVGYRELERLARRVVDLGEDNLVTLGVPLRVQLVLGSSLQGAGNATPGSLIREARIAMLAASEKHRAHCHFQPSFARRSLQNIRLIARVRRGLAQGEFELHYQPKLHLASGRVSGFEGLIRWRDESGALIAPGMFMPKVENTTLIAPVTRFVMREACHFARRHGGKVSINFSVRNLMDDDLLDEFNQLVEETGISPSQLEVEITESALVHDLFAAKQALERIRGYGIQVSIDDFGTGFSSFEYLRHLPITGLKIDRAFVEGLEKDERARKLMACLIDVGHALDLEVTAEGVETLGQHRALQALGCDQAQGFLYSKALPVEELLAWHHERERLLRQDDALSRRRESRNVPPR from the coding sequence ATGGCAGGCATGTGCCGTATCGTCCACGCCTGGCGTGCCGCGGAGCAGTGGTGGCGGTCCTGCCCGCTGATGTTGCGCCATGCCTGCCAGGGGCTGGTGCTGGCCGCTTTGCTGCTGCTGGGCACGGCGCTCGTCCATGTCACCGGCGGCACCCAGTACGCCTATCCCTACCTGATGCTGATCCCCGTGCTGCTGGCGGGAGCCTGGTATACCTGGTACGGCTCTTTGCTCGTGGCGCTCGCGGCAGGTCTGCTGATGGCGGTGATACCGCTCTCGGTGGAGACCGGCGAGCCCCAGGACACCCTCAACTGGATGATTCGGCTCGGGTTGTACCTGATCATCGGCGGCTTCGCCGGAGGCCTGTTCGAGCGCCTGCGGCAGAGCTACCTCGACGCCGAGCTGGCATCGCGGACCGATCCTCGCGCGGGCCTTCCCAATGACATCGCCCTGGAAGCGGACCTGGCCCGCTGGCTGAAGCGATCAACGCGCCAGGATGGGCGTGGCGTCGGGGTGGTGCTGGTGCGTGTCGAGGACATCGGCGAGATCATGGAGGCCCTGGGGGCGGATGCTTCCGATGAGCTGATGGTGGCGATCAGTAACCGCCTGGCCCAGTTGGGCCCCAATCTCCAGGGGAGCTACCGCGTCAGCGGCGCCGAACTGGTGCTGCTGTTCTGGCCGGTAGGGTACAGGGAGCTGGAGCGTCTCGCCCGTCGGGTGGTCGACCTGGGGGAGGACAACCTGGTGACGCTCGGAGTGCCACTGCGTGTGCAGCTGGTGCTGGGTAGCTCGCTGCAAGGCGCCGGTAACGCCACTCCGGGCAGCCTGATCCGCGAGGCGAGAATCGCGATGCTGGCCGCTTCCGAGAAGCATCGCGCGCACTGCCATTTCCAACCCTCCTTCGCGCGACGCAGCCTGCAGAACATCCGTCTGATTGCTCGAGTGCGTCGCGGGTTGGCGCAGGGCGAGTTCGAACTCCATTATCAGCCCAAGCTGCACCTGGCGAGCGGGCGGGTCAGCGGCTTCGAGGGGCTCATTCGCTGGCGTGACGAGAGCGGTGCGCTGATCGCCCCCGGCATGTTCATGCCCAAGGTCGAGAACACCACCCTGATTGCGCCGGTGACCCGGTTCGTCATGCGCGAGGCCTGTCACTTCGCCCGCCGCCATGGCGGCAAGGTCAGCATCAACTTCTCGGTGCGCAACCTGATGGATGACGACCTGCTGGATGAGTTCAACCAGCTCGTGGAGGAGACGGGGATCAGCCCATCGCAGCTCGAGGTGGAAATCACCGAGAGCGCGCTGGTGCACGATCTGTTTGCGGCCAAGCAGGCACTGGAGCGTATTCGCGGCTACGGCATCCAGGTCAGCATCGACGACTTCGGCACCGGCTTTTCATCGTTCGAATATCTGCGCCACCTGCCCATCACCGGCCTCAAGATCGATCGCGCCTTCGTCGAGGGGCTGGAGAAGGACGAGCGTGCGCGCAAGCTGATGGCTTGCCTGATCGACGTGGGGCATGCGCTCGACCTGGAAGTCACCGCCGAAGGCGTCGAGACGCTGGGACAGCATCGCGCCCTTCAGGCGCTGGGCTGCGACCAGGCCCAAGGCTTCCTCTATTCCAAGGCGCTGCCCGTCGAGGAGCTGCTGGCCTGGCATCACGAGCGCGAGCGGCTCCTGCGGCAAGACGACGCCCTCTCCAGGCGGCGGGAGAGCCGGAACGTACCGCCCCGCTGA